A stretch of the Vidua chalybeata isolate OUT-0048 chromosome Z, bVidCha1 merged haplotype, whole genome shotgun sequence genome encodes the following:
- the INIP gene encoding SOSS complex subunit C isoform X2, giving the protein MAANPSGQGFQNKNRVAILAELDKEKRKLLMQNQSSTNHPGASIALARSPLNKDFRDHAEQQHIAAQQKAALQHAHAHSSGYFITQDSAFGNLILPVLPRLEAE; this is encoded by the exons ATGGCAGCAAATCCTTCAGGACAAG GtttccagaataaaaatagGGTTGCAATCCTGGCAGAACTAGacaaggagaagagaaagttaCTTATGCAAAACCAGTCTTCCACAAATCACCCTGGAGCCAG CATTGCACTTGCAAGATCACCTCTGAATAAGGATTTCCGTGATCATGCTGAGCAACAGCACattgcagcacagcagaaggcTGCACTGCAG caTGCACATGCACACTCCTCAGGATACTTCATAACTCAAGACTCTGCATTTGGAAATCTTATTCTTCCTGTCTTACCTCGACTTGAGGCAGAATGA
- the INIP gene encoding SOSS complex subunit C isoform X1 has protein sequence MLSGVPTAWPKRESLALAPVPRRMPTAEANTTLPPNATLRTARLRPNPHNPDSSGRGQRERRAREERRAREVRWEGTGREEGAGRAMGGYGKRGGRGRCRAVHASRAGGGGSAAALREGRAGSKEPEPRAVGQDSAFPSLGSAWLSQSSSPLHFTAWHLDGNRC, from the exons ATGCTGTCTGGAGTCCCCACAGCGTGGCCGAAGCGTGAAAGCCTGGCGCTCGCTCCTGTCCCCAGGCGGATGCCCACGGCAGAAGCAAACACAACCTTACCGCCGAACGCTACACTCCGCACAGCCCGCCTGCGCCCCAACCCGCACAACCCCGACTCTTCCGGGCGTGGGCAGCGCGAAAGGAGGGCACGGGAAGAGAGGAGGGCGCGGGAAGTGCGATGGGAGGGTACGGGAAGAGAGGAGGGCGCAGGAAGGGCGATGGGAGGGTACGGGAAGAGAGGAGGGCGCGGGCGCTGTCGCGCTGTGCACGCGTCACGAGCAGGGGGCGGAGGCAGCGCGGCCGCGCTGCGGGAAGGGCGAGCGGGGTCAAAGGAGCCGGAGCCTCGCGCCGTTGGGCAG GATTCAGCGTTCCCATCCCTCGGCTCCGCCTGGCTGAGCCAGAGCTCTTCGCCGCTGCACTTTACAGCCTGGCACCTTGATGGAAACAGATGTTGA